TTTTGTATCACACGACGAATTAATTGGCTATCTAAAAAAAAATATTTAGTGGTATCAGGAACTTTCAAAATTAAATTAATATTATTCGCTTTAGCTATGTTATGAAAACTCTTTAATTCTATATTTAATAATTCACTCAGGTTCGTTTCTTTATAAGCTAAAACCATTTTTCCCGACTGAATTTTTGCCATCTGTAAAAGGGTATCAATTTGATTGTTTAAAACATCCCCAGAATTATTAATTTCTTCTAATTTTTGTCTATAAACTTCTTGAGATAAATTAGGCATTTTTAATATCCCTGCACAAAGAATAATATTGGTTAAAGGATTTCGTAAATCATGAACGATTATGCTAGTCATTTCTTCCCTTAACTTCAGCATTTCTTGTAATGAATCATATTGACTTTTGATTCTTAACATAGATTGAACTCTCGCCGCTAATTCAATACCATTTACTGGTTTGCTGATAAAATCATCCGCCCCCATTTCTAGACATTGAGCTAAATCATTTTTATCATTTAAAGCCGTTACCATAATAATGGGAATACATTGCCATTCTTTTTTTTCCTTGACAATTTGACACACTTCCATGCCATTCATTTCTGGCATCATCACATCCAATAAAATTAAATCTGGTTTGATACTATCAATTTGAGCTAAAGCACTTTTTCCGCTAGAAGTATAAAATAATTTATAGTCATATTTATACAGTAAACCCTCAATAACATCAAAATTATTAGGGTCATCATCCACAATTAAAATAACCTGTTTTTTCGGCATAATCTTTCAACTCATTATTAAGAATTAAAATAGTTTTTCTCTTCTATAAATCTTTCTTGAATTAAACTTTAAGATAAGACTTTGTTAATTTTTTCAATCAAATCTTTTAAGCGAAAAGGCTTAGATAGATAATCGTCTGCACCAGCATTTAAACATTTTTCTTTATCTCCTGTCATAGCCAAGGCGGTTACGGCAATAATGGGAATATTCTGCCAACGAGGATTTTCTTTAATTAACCTAATTGTTTCAAAACCATCAAGTTCGGGCATTTGAATGTCCATTAAAATTATACAGGGATTAACCTCTTCTAACTTATTTAAAGCATCCTTTCCATTCTTGGCAATTTCTAGAGAAAAACCCTTTATTTTTAAATAATCAGAGACTGCATAAATATTTTCTTCGTTATCGTCAACTAACAAAATTAAATTATTAATACTATTAATAGCTGTTTTTTGTTCAGAATTATTAGAACTAAATTCTAACCTCCCATTATATAGTAGAGATTCATCATTTTCCTTAATTTTTTTCTTGGTAAATAAATTAACTCTGTGGGGATTTTTAGGATGCCAAAAAGCAGAATGATACTCTTTTACGTCTTTGGAATAAGGAATGTAAAAGGAAAAACAACTACCCTGATTAATTTCACTTTCTACACCAACAAAACCTCCGTGAGCATCAACGAT
This is a stretch of genomic DNA from Cyanobacterium aponinum PCC 10605. It encodes these proteins:
- a CDS encoding hybrid sensor histidine kinase/response regulator, which codes for MPKKQVILIVDDDPNNFDVIEGLLYKYDYKLFYTSSGKSALAQIDSIKPDLILLDVMMPEMNGMEVCQIVKEKKEWQCIPIIMVTALNDKNDLAQCLEMGADDFISKPVNGIELAARVQSMLRIKSQYDSLQEMLKLREEMTSIIVHDLRNPLTNIILCAGILKMPNLSQEVYRQKLEEINNSGDVLNNQIDTLLQMAKIQSGKMVLAYKETNLSELLNIELKSFHNIAKANNINLILKVPDTTKYFFLDSQLIRRVIQNLLSNAVKFSSENSNIICELNYFDHSFEIKIIDSGKTISDQQKEFIFKKYQIGESVKGVKQIGLGLSFCKMAIEAHNGTIRVENNPEGRGNVFIISI